A region from the Deltaproteobacteria bacterium genome encodes:
- a CDS encoding response regulator, producing MANKKILVVDDELDTRTFLSTLLETSGYIPVLAVDGKEGILKARQLKPELIILDVMMPEEGGIQLYRDIKNDAHLRNTPVIMLSGIAKKTFFHALNMLNLNTSKMVPEPEAYIEKPPEPEELLAWTRSLLQT from the coding sequence ATGGCCAACAAGAAAATATTGGTCGTGGACGATGAACTGGACACGAGGACCTTCCTATCCACTCTCCTAGAAACCAGCGGGTACATCCCGGTGCTCGCCGTCGACGGAAAGGAAGGTATCCTCAAGGCCAGGCAACTAAAGCCGGAACTCATTATCCTGGATGTGATGATGCCCGAAGAGGGCGGCATACAACTGTATCGGGACATCAAGAATGACGCGCATCTGAGGAATACTCCGGTAATTATGCTTTCAGGCATTGCAAAGAAAACGTTTTTCCATGCCTTGAATATGCTCAACCTGAACACCAGCAAAATGGTTCCCGAACCGGAAGCGTATATCGAGAAGCCGCCCGAGCCGGAAGAGCTTTTGGCG